In Thermosipho africanus Ob7, the genomic stretch AGCGGAAATTTTAGCTGGTGCTCTTTCCTTTGCAAAAGAAAATGAAGATGTGGAACTTTATCTTGTAGGAATTGAAGAAAATTTTAAAGATGTGCAACTACCAAAAAATTGTGTAAAGGTAGTAACCGACGATTTTTTGCCAATGGATGTAAAACCCACAGAAGCGGTTAGGCGAAGAAAAAGCACAATGTATGTTAGCTGTCAACTTGCTAGAGAAAAGAAAGTTGATGCAGTTGTTAGTGCTGGGAATACTGGTGCACTTTTGGCGTGCGCAACTTTTGTAGTAGGAAGAATTAAAGGAATTGAAAGGCCTACCCTTGCAGTACCAATTCCGACTAAGAATGATTTTTGTGTTTTAGCTGACGCAGGAGCAAATATAGATGTAAAACCTTCTAACCTTCTCCAGTTTGCCATTATGGGGGTTGAATATGCAAAGTTGCTTGGAAAAGATAATCCTACTATTGGGCTTTTGAATGTTGGAACGGAAGAAAATAAAGGAACGCAAAAAGAAAAAGAAGCATTCCAGATTTTAAAAGAAAGATTTGGTAATCAATTTGTTGGGAATGTTGAAGGGAACGATTTAAATGCAGGGAAAGTAGACGTTGTTGTTGCAGACGGTTTTCATGGAAATATAGCTATGAAAACCATGGAAGGTGCTGCAAAAATGATTACAGAACTTATAAAGTCTGAAGTAAAAAAGAATATAATATCTGCCTTGGGTGCTCTTTTAATGAAACCTGTATTTAGTTCTTTGAAAAATAAACTTGATCCAAAAAAATATGGAGGAACATTCTTTATTGGTGTAGAGGGAGTAGTAGTAAAGGCCCATGGTAATTCAAATAGGACTGCTATATTTAACGCGTTAAAGGTTGCAAAAAAAGGAGTAGAGGAAAAACTTCCTTTGAAAATTAAGGAGGCACTTTTAAAATGTGCGGAATAGTAGGAATAATTGGAACGGAATTTAGTATAAAAGAACTTGTTGATGATTTGCAAAAGTTAGAATATAGAGGTTATGACTCTGCAGGAATAGCTTTTTATAAAGATGGAAGTATTGTTATTCAAAAGGCTACCGGAAAAATATCAAATTTAAGAGATCAAATTACAAATTTTAACACTTCAGTTGGTATTGCTCATACTAGATGGGCGACACATGGAGCGCCTACTCATGAAAATGCCCATCCTCATACGGATTGTACTGGAAAAATTGCAATTGTTCATAATGGAATAATAGAAAATTATGCAGAGATAAAAGAAGAGTTAAAGAGAAAGGGACATAAATTCAAATCAGAGACTGATACGGAAGTTATTGCACATTTGATTGAAGAAAATTTTGAAGGGGATCTCTATAAAGCAGTCTTAAAATCTGTGAAAATGCTTAAAGGTGCATATGCTATAGTTGTTATGCATTCTGACATGAAGGATACTTTAGTTGCAGCAAGAAAAGGAAGCCCTCTAGTATTGGGCAGGGCAGAAAATAAAGTTATTTTAGCTTCAGATGTTACACCAATTATAAAATATACAAAAGACGTAGTTTTTTTAGAAGATGGGGATGTTGCACTGTTAAAAAATGGAGAGTATAAAATTACAGATGTAAATGGAAATATTGTTCTAAGAAAAGTTTATCATATTGATTGGGACGAAGCTTCTGCGGAAAAAGGTGGATACAAGCATTTCATGTTAAAAGAAATAAATGAAGAACCCGAAGCAATAGAAAGTGCATTTGTAGGTAGAATTACTAATGAAGGCCCAATACTTACGGAATTAAAAGAGTTTAATTTAGAAAAAGTTGAAAAAATAAAACTTGTTGCTTGTGGAACAAGTTATCATGCTGGGCTTGTTTTCAAATATTTCTTAGAGAAGCATTCAAATATTGATGTAGAAGTTGATGTAGCATCAGAATTTAGATATAGAAACATACATATAGATGATAAAACGTTGGTAATTGCAATTTCTCAATCTGGTGAAACTGCAGATACTCTTGAATCTGTTAGACTTGTAAAATCAAAAGGAGCAAGAGTGGTTGCAATTTCTAATGTAGTAGGTTCTACCATTACCCGAGAAAGTGATGTTACAATTTTGATGAATGCTGGTCCAGAAATTGGTGTTGCTGCTACTAAAACTTATGTGAATCAACTTGTTGTTTTATACATTCTTGGAATGTATATTTTAAAAGAACAAAATATGTGGAATGATGAACTTGAAAAAGATTTCGAATTTTTGAAAAAAGCACCAGAAATTTTCAGAAAATTGTTGAACGATATAAACTTAGAAGAATATGCAGCATATTACAAAAATTACCATCATTTTATGTACATAGGTCGCGGAATCAATTATCCATCTGCTTTAGAGGGCGCTTTAAAATTGAAAGAAATTAGTTATATTAATGCCACTGCATATCCTGCTGGTGAGTTAAAACATGGTCCAATTGCTTTGCTTGACCCAACATTTCCTGTTTTTGCTATTGCGCCTAAGGATAGATTGTTTGAAAAAACAAAAAGTAATATTGAAGAGTCAAAGGCAAGAAAGTCAAGAATAATTTCTGTAACTAATGAATCAAATAAGGATTTGGAAGGTATTTCGGATGACATAATTTATGTTCCAGATAGTCCGGAAGACATGTATCCGCTTACTATTTCTCCTGTTATACAGCTTTTTGCATATTTAATTGCTGATATGAGAGGTTATGATCCTGACAAACCAAGAAATCTTGCAAAGAGCGTTACTGTTGAATAAGCTTGAAAAGTAACAGGTAGCAAATATATGAGGAATTATTTTTTATTTTTAAATCAAAGCCCCCCAATAGTTTTACTATCGGGGGGCTTGTTTTTGTTATTTGTTTTCTATAACTTCATAATCTTTAATACCGTTATTTTCTAGATTTTCTATAATCTTTTCTTTATTTCCAACTATGATAGTTACAAAGTTATTTGGATATGTAAATCTTGAGAATGCCTTTTGAACATCTTCAGCACTAAGGGAGTTATACATTTTTATAAATTCATTTATATAATTTTCATTGATTTTCCTGATTTCTACATCAAATGCAACACTATCAAGAACAGTGATTTTGTCCTTATAAGCATTTGGGAATAATGCGTTATAAAGATTAACTTCATTGAATAATTCTTCGGAAGTTAATGGTTCTTTATAATATTTTATATCTTCCATAATTTTCTTAACATCTTTTATTAAATCTGCTAATGCGTCATATCGTACAGTGGTTGTTACATAGAAATTTCCTAAGTAACTTCCGGTGGAAAAGCTTGAGTTAATTCCATAGACATAGCCTTTTTCAGTTCTTAACACTTTCATCAATCTAGATTTAAATGCACCACTACCATAAATTCTGTTTGCCATTAAAAATGCAACTCTATCGTATAGTTTATCTTTAAAGAATTCAAAGTTTGGAAATCTGTATCCCATTTTTATTTTTGCTTGGGTAGAGTCTTGTCTGTCAACAACTACAATTTTTGGAGTAGTTTTTAAAGAAGAATCATATACAAACAATGGTTCTGAAGATGCTGTATTTTTCCAATTTGCAAAGTATTTTTTTATTAATTCTTTTACATTATCGATTTCAAAATTTCCTGCTATTGAGATTATAATTCGGTTAGGGCTAATTGTTTTATAATAAAAGTTCCTAAGCTTTTCAGGAGTTAAAGAAGAAATGTTAGCATAAAGTAATTCCAAATTGTCTGAGAATGAGTACGGATGATCTTTACCAAAAATGTTTATTGAATAGTACATATTTAATAAACCATCTTCCGTTGTATAACTTTGACCAATACTTTGTAGATATTCTTTAACTATCCTTTCAAAATGACTTCCTTCAAATTGTGGTTCGATTAATTCAGATGCAAGAGCTTCAAAGAGAGCTTCTAAATCTTCTGAAAGGGAATTTGCAGAGATAGTGTAATAATCGTTATTCGCAGAGAAAGAAATTTCTAAACCATTTAATTCTTTGAAATCAATTAATTCTGTCTCACTGAATTTTTTGGTAGCAGTATTCATTATATCTAACATTACTGATGAATAACCAGCCGTTTCAATTGTTTCGTTCATTTTTCCAAACTTAATGTATCCTTTTATTTCAACAATAGGGAGAGTAGTATCTTTTGAGATGTAAAATACCATACCGTTATCCAATTGTACTCTTTCATATTCAGGTATTTCTATTGTAGGAATTTTATTTTTTGCACCAGCAAGTTTATCGAATAATTCTTTAGAAAATTCAACTGCGAATAAATTAGCAGAGAAGGCAAGTATAATTAGTATATAAATTAGATTTTTAAATATTTTTTTCATTCTCTATCCCTCCTATTTTTTAGGTACTATGTAACCAACATATCTATTTTTGCCGTAGAAGTATTTTTTAGCTACTCTCTGTATATCTTCACTTGTTAATTGATTTAATTTTTCGAGTTTTTGTTTGTATAGCTCAGGATTATCAAATCTTAGTTTACCAAGAACAATTTCAGAAGAGAATTCTTTTAAATCTTTTTGTGCAAATATAAGTGATTTAATCATTTGTTTTTTTACCTTTTTCAATTCTTCTTCGCTAATTCCTTCATTAATAATCCTTTCAAGCTCTTTATCTATTCCATCTTTTATTGCATCTAAATCTTCTTCTTTATAACCGAATGCATATATTACTGCCATTCCAGGTATTCTTAGATCATAAATAAAACCACCAGTACCAAGGATGAGTTGCTTATTAAAGTAAAGTTCTTTATTTACTCTTGAATTTTTACTATTTAGCCATATATCTAAAAGTGCTTCAATTGCAGGAATATCTTCGTGATCTGCCTTTGGAATAGTGTAAAGTTCCATTAATAAGGAAAGTCTTGTCATTCTTGGTAGTTTAAGTATAGTCTCGCCTTCAATTTTTGGTTCGACATATTCAGGTCTTTTAACTTGCTCTGGGGAATATTCTCCAAAGTATTTTTCAACAAGTTTGATTGCTTCTTCTGGGTTTACATCGCCACTAATTGAAAGTATGGCATTGTTTGGTGCATAGAACATTTCATAGAAATTTCTTACATCCACGTGTGTAATTCTTTTAAGATCTTCCATGAAGCCTATAACAAAGTGACCTAATGGAGTTCCTTTAAAAGCATTTGCTTGTAATTCTTCCCAACCTGATTGAATGTAATTGTTTTCTATTCTCATTCTTCTTTCTTGTTTTACAACTTCTTTTTCTCTATAAAAATCATCTGGATCGATTTTTAAATTCCTCATTCTATCAGCTTCTATTGCAAGAGCAAGTTCGAGCTTTGCAGAGGGTACTAATTCATAATAAACGGTATAGTCATAGGAAGTAGCAGCATTATTAGAACCACCAACTGAAGTTATTAAATCATCAATTCCACCTTTTGGTAAAGCATTTGTTCCATTGAACATAGTATGTTCTAGTAAATGTGCTATACCAGTTTTTCCTTCTTCTTCATCGATTGAACCAACTTTATACCATATCTCTACTTTTACAAGTGGAACACTGTGATCTTCAAAAATAAAAACTTTTAAACCATTGTTAAGAGTGTACTCGACAAAATTAACATTTGGAATTTCTACTGCGAACAAAAATAAAGCAAAAATATATAGCATCAATAACAACAACAGTCTTTTCAACTTAATCCCCTCCTTAAGTTAAAGTTTGAAAAAGTGAAAAAAATCCTATATCAAACCTAATTATATCAAAATTTAAATTATTTGCAATATTTATAATTTAAAAATTAATAAATGTAAATAAAAATAAATCTTTATTTAAATATTTTTCATCTAATTTTTCTAAGAAAATTATTGATAAAAGACAAAAGATGGCCTAAATAAAAAATGGCCCTTGCATTAAGCAAGAGCCATACTTTATATTTTCTATATTTTATTTTTTAATTACCTTTTCATACTCGATGCAGTTCTCAACATTTCATCTGCAGTTTGGATTGTTCTTGAATTTAATTCATAAGCTCTCATAGCACTGATCATATCAACCATTTCTTTAACTATATCTACATTTGATTTTTCTACATAGCCTTGCAATATAGAACCAAAACCATCTTGTCCTGCGGTGCCTTCAACTGGAGTACCACTTGCTGGAGTTTCTAAGAAAAGGTTATCTCCAATTGCTTTTAAGCCAGAAGGATTGATAAATCTTACCAATGTAATTGTTCCAAGATTTTGTAGGGTTCCATCTTGAAGCTCAGCGGTAACTATACCATCTGGAGATATACTCAGTGATACAGCATTTTGTGGTACAACTATGTTTGGTGATAATAAATTTCCATTGCTGGTAATTATCCTACCATTGCCATCAATTTTAAATTGTCCGTCTCTTGTATATGCTATTCTACCATCTTGAAGTTGGATTTGGAAAAAGCCATCACCGGAAATGGCTAGATCAAGAGAATTTCCCGTTCTTTCTAAATTTCCTTGAGTAAAAATTCTTGTGGTTGCTGATAATTTTGTTCCGTGACCTACATATAAACCTGTTGGATGCAAAGAATTTTGTGCGGTTGCAGCACCAGCATTTTTTGAATAATCATAAAGAAGGTCTTGAAATTCTGATTTAACTTTTTTATACCCAGCGGTATCTACGTTTGCAATATTATTTGAAAGCGTGTCTAGTTTAAATTGTTGTGCCCACATTCCTGTTGCAGCTGTATAAAGTCCATTAATCATTTACTACACCTCCTACTTTAAATTACCCGCAGAATTAATAGATTTGTTAAGCAATTCATCATGTACAGTTACAGCTTTTGATAAAACTTCGTAATGTCTATTTGCTTCTATCATTTTTACCATTTCCTTTACAATGTTCACATTTGATTTTTCTACATATCCTTGTAAAATCCTAAAATTTTCTTTTTCAATTTCTTGACCTTTGTAGAAGGTGTAACCAATCTTTCTTGGATTATCAAGATCTACAACTTTGATATTATTAATAAGATCTGATTTATCTAATACTTTAATTCTTTGATCATTTTTATCTAATACGTAATACCCTTCACTTGTAACTAAGAAACCGTCGCTGCTAATTTTAAAATTTCCTGCTCTTGTATATAGTTTTTCTCCGTTTTTTTCTACTACAAAGAATCCAGAACCATCAATTGCAAAATCTAACATATTTTCAGTATGTTCAATATTTCCCTGACTGAAATCAGTTTTTACTTCATCTAAAATAACTGCTTGCTCGAACTTCCCAATATTCTTAATTTCGACATTTTTTTCTTGAGGCATTGGTTTAAAAGAGTGTAATCTTTTTTCAAGATATGTCTTAAATGCCAAATTATCAGCTTTATAGCCAATAGTTTCTGCATTAGATATATTATTTGAAAGCGTATCAAGTTTTGTAATATCAGCCAACATTCCCATAGAAGCAAGGTAAACGCCTTTGTACATTTTTAATCACCTCAAATTTTTATTCGTAGGTTTCAGCTACTTCATTTAATAATTCTTCATCATCTAATAAAATTCCTGTACCTCTTGCAACACAAGTTAATGGATCTTCGGCTACCTTGCAGGGAACGCCTATTTCATCGTAAATTGCCTTATCTATTCCTCTTAATAATGCACCACCTCCGGTAATTACAATTCCTTTTTCCATAATATCTGCAGAAAGTTCTGGTGGAGTCTTTTCAAGAACTACCTTAATCCTTGAAATAAGGCTTTCAATAATTGGTTTTAGCATGCCGTAAACTTGCGATGAATTTAATTTATCTGTTCGTGGAAGGCCGGTTACTGCGTCACGGCCCTTTACTTCCATTTCAAAATCTTCTATATCCGGGTGTGCTTTTCCGATTCTTTTTTTAATTTCTTCTGCTGTTGAATCACCAATTATTAAACCAAGAAGTTTTCTTACACTTTTTACTATTGCATCATCCATTGCATCACCTGCAAGCTTTACAGAATCTCCTACCACGACTCCTCCAAGACTTATAACTGCGATATCTGTAGTTCCACCTCCGATATCGATAATTATATTTCCTTCAGGTTTTGTAACATCAATGCCTGCACCTATTGCAGCTGCAAGCGGTTCAGAAACAACAAAAACTTTTTTTGCGCCTGCGCTTGATGCAGCGTCAAAAACAGCCCTTTTTTCAACGGTAGTTGTCTTTGCAGGAATACCTATAACCATATTTGGTTTAAACAAAAATCCTTTAGTTACCTTTTTTATAAATATTTTTAAGACCTCTGATATTATCGTATAATCTGCAATTACTCCGTCTTTCATAGGTCTTACAGCTGTAATTGTATCTTCTGGAGTTTTTCCTAGCATTTCTTTTGCTTCTTCACCAATTGCAATTATTTTTCCATTTTTTTTAGAAATAGCTACGACAGATGGTTGATACAGGACAATTCCTTTTCCTTTCTGATAAACCAGAAAATTTGCTGTTCCAAGGTCTATTCCTAGATCATTTTTTCCCATGATTTACTCCCCTTTCTTCAAATTTTTCAAATATTAAAAGTCCTATAATCACTAATATTATACCCGAAATAAGTAATATTGATGGAAGCTTTTTGAATATTAAGCTTTCAAACACTGCTGTTACAACTGGAATTATATATACAGCATTTGTGGTGGTTCTATCTCCAAGTGTTTCAATTGCTTTATTCCAAAGAAGATATCCAATTGCAGAACATAAAATTCCCAGATAAAGTAGCGAAAAAATAATATTAATATTTAAATTAAAATTAGTTTCAAAGAAAATAGTTTCAATAAAAGTAAAAGGAATTAATGTTATTACACCCCAAAAAGTAATTTCAAATATAGCATTAATTGATGAGTGATCATCAAGCTTAATAATATGATGTGTGTATAAAACCCATGATATTGCAGCAAAAAAGGCAAGTAAATCACCAATAGGGTTTAATTTTAAAATAATTCTTCCATTTAAAATCACAAGCCCCACACCAAAAAGTGCAATTAGAGAACCAACATATTGTAGAGAATGAGTTTTTCTTTTATGAGCAATTTGTGTAAACAAAACGTACCAAATTGGAGCTGTTGAAACTATTAAAGCAGCATTTGTTGGAGTAGTAAATTTAAGCGCAAAATTTTCTGA encodes the following:
- a CDS encoding rod shape-determining protein, which codes for MGKNDLGIDLGTANFLVYQKGKGIVLYQPSVVAISKKNGKIIAIGEEAKEMLGKTPEDTITAVRPMKDGVIADYTIISEVLKIFIKKVTKGFLFKPNMVIGIPAKTTTVEKRAVFDAASSAGAKKVFVVSEPLAAAIGAGIDVTKPEGNIIIDIGGGTTDIAVISLGGVVVGDSVKLAGDAMDDAIVKSVRKLLGLIIGDSTAEEIKKRIGKAHPDIEDFEMEVKGRDAVTGLPRTDKLNSSQVYGMLKPIIESLISRIKVVLEKTPPELSADIMEKGIVITGGGALLRGIDKAIYDEIGVPCKVAEDPLTCVARGTGILLDDEELLNEVAETYE
- a CDS encoding M16 family metallopeptidase — protein: MKKIFKNLIYILIILAFSANLFAVEFSKELFDKLAGAKNKIPTIEIPEYERVQLDNGMVFYISKDTTLPIVEIKGYIKFGKMNETIETAGYSSVMLDIMNTATKKFSETELIDFKELNGLEISFSANNDYYTISANSLSEDLEALFEALASELIEPQFEGSHFERIVKEYLQSIGQSYTTEDGLLNMYYSINIFGKDHPYSFSDNLELLYANISSLTPEKLRNFYYKTISPNRIIISIAGNFEIDNVKELIKKYFANWKNTASSEPLFVYDSSLKTTPKIVVVDRQDSTQAKIKMGYRFPNFEFFKDKLYDRVAFLMANRIYGSGAFKSRLMKVLRTEKGYVYGINSSFSTGSYLGNFYVTTTVRYDALADLIKDVKKIMEDIKYYKEPLTSEELFNEVNLYNALFPNAYKDKITVLDSVAFDVEIRKINENYINEFIKMYNSLSAEDVQKAFSRFTYPNNFVTIIVGNKEKIIENLENNGIKDYEVIENK
- the plsX gene encoding phosphate acyltransferase PlsX; the encoded protein is MKKIAIDLMGGDYAPAEILAGALSFAKENEDVELYLVGIEENFKDVQLPKNCVKVVTDDFLPMDVKPTEAVRRRKSTMYVSCQLAREKKVDAVVSAGNTGALLACATFVVGRIKGIERPTLAVPIPTKNDFCVLADAGANIDVKPSNLLQFAIMGVEYAKLLGKDNPTIGLLNVGTEENKGTQKEKEAFQILKERFGNQFVGNVEGNDLNAGKVDVVVADGFHGNIAMKTMEGAAKMITELIKSEVKKNIISALGALLMKPVFSSLKNKLDPKKYGGTFFIGVEGVVVKAHGNSNRTAIFNALKVAKKGVEEKLPLKIKEALLKCAE
- a CDS encoding M16 family metallopeptidase gives rise to the protein MKRLLLLLMLYIFALFLFAVEIPNVNFVEYTLNNGLKVFIFEDHSVPLVKVEIWYKVGSIDEEEGKTGIAHLLEHTMFNGTNALPKGGIDDLITSVGGSNNAATSYDYTVYYELVPSAKLELALAIEADRMRNLKIDPDDFYREKEVVKQERRMRIENNYIQSGWEELQANAFKGTPLGHFVIGFMEDLKRITHVDVRNFYEMFYAPNNAILSISGDVNPEEAIKLVEKYFGEYSPEQVKRPEYVEPKIEGETILKLPRMTRLSLLMELYTIPKADHEDIPAIEALLDIWLNSKNSRVNKELYFNKQLILGTGGFIYDLRIPGMAVIYAFGYKEEDLDAIKDGIDKELERIINEGISEEELKKVKKQMIKSLIFAQKDLKEFSSEIVLGKLRFDNPELYKQKLEKLNQLTSEDIQRVAKKYFYGKNRYVGYIVPKK
- the flgG gene encoding flagellar basal-body rod protein FlgG, giving the protein MINGLYTAATGMWAQQFKLDTLSNNIANVDTAGYKKVKSEFQDLLYDYSKNAGAATAQNSLHPTGLYVGHGTKLSATTRIFTQGNLERTGNSLDLAISGDGFFQIQLQDGRIAYTRDGQFKIDGNGRIITSNGNLLSPNIVVPQNAVSLSISPDGIVTAELQDGTLQNLGTITLVRFINPSGLKAIGDNLFLETPASGTPVEGTAGQDGFGSILQGYVEKSNVDIVKEMVDMISAMRAYELNSRTIQTADEMLRTASSMKR
- the glmS gene encoding glutamine--fructose-6-phosphate transaminase (isomerizing), translated to MCGIVGIIGTEFSIKELVDDLQKLEYRGYDSAGIAFYKDGSIVIQKATGKISNLRDQITNFNTSVGIAHTRWATHGAPTHENAHPHTDCTGKIAIVHNGIIENYAEIKEELKRKGHKFKSETDTEVIAHLIEENFEGDLYKAVLKSVKMLKGAYAIVVMHSDMKDTLVAARKGSPLVLGRAENKVILASDVTPIIKYTKDVVFLEDGDVALLKNGEYKITDVNGNIVLRKVYHIDWDEASAEKGGYKHFMLKEINEEPEAIESAFVGRITNEGPILTELKEFNLEKVEKIKLVACGTSYHAGLVFKYFLEKHSNIDVEVDVASEFRYRNIHIDDKTLVIAISQSGETADTLESVRLVKSKGARVVAISNVVGSTITRESDVTILMNAGPEIGVAATKTYVNQLVVLYILGMYILKEQNMWNDELEKDFEFLKKAPEIFRKLLNDINLEEYAAYYKNYHHFMYIGRGINYPSALEGALKLKEISYINATAYPAGELKHGPIALLDPTFPVFAIAPKDRLFEKTKSNIEESKARKSRIISVTNESNKDLEGISDDIIYVPDSPEDMYPLTISPVIQLFAYLIADMRGYDPDKPRNLAKSVTVE
- a CDS encoding DMT family transporter, translated to MQYISLILVIIVWGLSFIATSIIVQNISPLLAAFIRFSIALLTLLVIPKNRKINLFNIHKVLAGFWGITIYFVSENFALKFTTPTNAALIVSTAPIWYVLFTQIAHKRKTHSLQYVGSLIALFGVGLVILNGRIILKLNPIGDLLAFFAAISWVLYTHHIIKLDDHSSINAIFEITFWGVITLIPFTFIETIFFETNFNLNINIIFSLLYLGILCSAIGYLLWNKAIETLGDRTTTNAVYIIPVVTAVFESLIFKKLPSILLISGIILVIIGLLIFEKFEERGVNHGKK
- a CDS encoding flagellar hook-basal body protein; translation: MYKGVYLASMGMLADITKLDTLSNNISNAETIGYKADNLAFKTYLEKRLHSFKPMPQEKNVEIKNIGKFEQAVILDEVKTDFSQGNIEHTENMLDFAIDGSGFFVVEKNGEKLYTRAGNFKISSDGFLVTSEGYYVLDKNDQRIKVLDKSDLINNIKVVDLDNPRKIGYTFYKGQEIEKENFRILQGYVEKSNVNIVKEMVKMIEANRHYEVLSKAVTVHDELLNKSINSAGNLK